The nucleotide window tcgctgcaattttgaactccAGGAGTTCAACCAATTAAAATAGTGTTCGAACTTTCTAGCATCATCCAAATgtataaagaatcaatactcaataCCGATTTTGCAATTGCATTGTTCGTTTGACCCCAGATCAGAATATATCACCATATTCAGAAGAGGGTGAAAAGGAGTGATGACATGTTTATAAAGAAAACGTTAAACAACAATACGTGATGACAATCCCAAAGCAAAGGTCATGTTACCTTTAAGGTAATATTAAGACTCAAAAAAAcaagaagcaaaaaaaaatttaCCGATCATCAGCCATTTCTCCAACCTAATTTACcaggtttcatcatcatcatcatcatcatcatcatctcctcctacccctattgacacaaagggcctcagttagatttcgtcagtcgtctttatcttgaacttttaattcaatacttctccattcaccatctactagttcgcgcttcatagtcctcagccatgtaggtctgggccttccaactcttttagtgcctctttgagcccagctgaacgtttggtgaaataatctttcttggggagtgcccACACCATCTTCATCTACTCCTTATCTTGATCTCATCCTcaaatggtactcgagtaatctctcttatagtttttattttaatactgtcctgccatttaattaccAATATCAttataagggctttgttctcaaatcttctggatttattggagattatttcattgtcgtaccatgactcatgtccttaaagtaacaccaatctcactaaactgatatatagtcttatttttatatgttatttcaagctatttgatttccaaattttacttaacctaaccaagcATTGctaacgtgacctcctacttgtacaATGTGAAGGTTTTCCtaacactcgacctcctgaagtggtaatatcaggtgtccatgaacccagtGGACATCCCCAAGACTTCCATCACTACCATCCTTGGTGCAGATACCTCCAATTTACTCCtgatttggcctttgtaatgctggggcaacttttcaacatctcatggatagattcttaggggacctccccttctgtgcataTTATGTGGAGGACATACGTcagttctcttcctccaaagaaaaaTACCTCCCTCATCTACAAATCTGGTACAATAAGTGTACCTTTGTCACCatcgaagtattgttcttagggcatcgcatcactcctgaaggagtccaccccctcccagAGAAgtaagcagctgttcagaacttcctcacaCCTTCGGCCATCAAACCACTGGaagaattcttgggcttgatcaactattatcacagtttccttCTAGCCATCATAGGGACTCATGCCCCACTCTACACCTCCCTTAAGAGTAAGCCGAAAGAGCTGAAGAgcggtcctcttcaagaagcgttTTTTTACAATGTAAATAATGTCCTATGATCCACTGCTTCTCTCACTTTTCCCAGGTCATATGAACCTCTCCTTCTTTTCCCCGATGTCACCGACCtcactattggggcagtcctcAAGAAGGTTGTCAACAGCTTGCCCAGTCAgttgcccttttttttttatttgtagaaaactatccaaggccgAATCCGGTTACTCTAACATTGACCACGAATTGCTTGTGGTGCCCTTAGCTCTCCATTACTTTcaccatttctttgaaggtacgctGTTCGTAATTTTCATGGACCTCATGGAGAgctctgttgcacgccttcactcatcAGTCCGACGCGTCTTCCACCTATCAATACCGACATCTTataccatggctgaatacaattgtatccTTCTGCCCGCCTCTGTGAATATGAATCATGTTGCCgaggccctgtcaagaaacaaattgTTTGTTAGTCACCTGGGatgggattacaatgccttggcagaagcccaatgaaaagatacCAAGCATATAgtgcatcctgcacatccctccatttggAGGATGTCCCTCTCCATGACTCCAACATCACCCATCTTTGTGATGTCAGTTTGGGTTGACATAACTTGTGAATACCTTCTCCAATGTGACGACAGGTTTTTGATCTCATCCATGGCCTTCACATCCCATGTgcaattctactgcacagctgctgaaaacaatgttcatttggcatggcattactaaggacgcaaaggattgggtccacacccctacttcatgcaaaacttcaaaagtacatcgacacacggattcaggggaGGGCTACTTTCCTCAATATCAACGGTGTTTTTCCGACATTCACGTCAATGACTTAGGTTCCCTACCCACCTCACAACGACATTGTTACCTATTTACTGTCATCGACTGTCCACTCTAGCAgcaaaccattcccatggaaactgcaatgtttgtatcatgttcatctgccttactctcaggatggatagcgagatttggaaTCGCTGTGGTTGTTACTTCCGATAAGGGTACCAATTTTTACATCTCTAGTGTGGACATCAGTTTCAAATCTCTTGGGTATCATccttcatcagacaactgcatacaaccctgctgccaatggtatggttgaacgttttcactgtGCCCAAaaatcagctttgatgtcctgctgcaaggactgcATGTGGTTTACCCAGCTTCTCTTGGTCATCCTACAACTGAGGAACACTCGTATAGAAgttctggatgtctcagcagctgaaatgttTTTTGGCGACCCGTTGGTCTTCCCTGCTAAATTCATTTCGCTGcatcctcctccaacaatctccagcgcctacatcacgttgtgggaaattTACTCCATAATGTCAGAATTGcaagccccagctaagcaacacataccgacagatacGCAATTGGTaacgcatgttttcctgcgcaacgacactagtaagACGCCGTTAATGCCCCCTAACACGGGGCCTTTCCTCATGATTCATCGTATGCCAAAAGCATCCTTCCTCAACatgagtggcaaagaagactaaGTCTCtactgatcacctaaaacctgcatatctcttgccaGATAACTCACATATTGTACGCATCTCGAAAAACCGAACGTCCAATTTcaaatgtatgtgtttatttaaagGTGGGGGTATGTACTGCACGTATAGAACACATGCCTGTACACTAAAAAattttgtatattatcgttatccCACTCCCCTCGCACCGATAACCTGTTATTTTCTATATGTGCTTGTATCGATCTTCTATGAAATTTTGTGACCTTTTATCACTGAATCTTTTTTATGAAAGATCTCTGTATGTTTTCACCTAACTTCTCCCTCGCACATTCCTTCATTGAACCTTGCTGTCCAAGTTCTTCAGCTACAGAGTGTAACTGCAGGTTTAACCTCAAGTTGCACTCATACTCTGAAAAGTCTCATAGGTCCCAGgtcaattttataaatatattataatctcATCTTGCTCTCCATAACAATGCATCAAAACATTTCCAAATGTATGAATTTAAGCATTTTTAAGCCAAAAGATTCGAACATTCATGATATTGAAATCTTTATACAGATAGCATTTGATAAACTCATTCAAACCAGTCATATTGCAGCAGAGGTCTCGAGTCAATCCTTTTGATTCGAAAatgaaatcaaatatattattttttatggaTTAAGATCGCTTGTTTTCCTAGTCCTTTacaaataatgtttataaaaggcTCATGGATGATGATGATCCTGTATATAATCCTACGAGAGGTCaaaaaagagatggagctggggggagagtgactgctccccacaaactagttttggggtgtttgaatgtgcgtggatgttgtacgatagagagtaaaagatgtgagattggaagtatgtttaggaatagaaggatggatgtattggccttgtgtgagacaaagatgaaatggaagggtaaagtgatgtttggtgaaatgtctggtagagtgtctgggatagaaaggggaagagtgagagagggcgTAGCTTTACTGCTGAGTGAATGGATTactggtaaagtagtggaatggaaggagatatcatatgGATAATGTGGGTAAggcttaggttgggtagggaacgttgggcgtttgtcagtgcgcatgggccaggtagtgatataagtgaagaagagcggaatgagttctggatagattaactaggtgtgtagaaggactgggcaaAAGGAATTAGGTAGTTGtcttgggtgacttaaatgctagagtgggcgctggaggggtagaaggtgtcattgggaagtatggcgtaccaagtcaaaatgagagtggcgagagactggtagatatgtttgttgaacaagagatggtaataagtgctagctttttcaaaaagaaagattaaaacaagtatacatgggtaagagtggcaaatggaagagtagtagaaagggcattttcatggattatgtgttgataactaaaaaaatgttttgaaaaaattAATGACGTGCACGTGTTTTGGGGAtggttaacggtatgtctgatcatttctaGGTGGATGGAAAACTAGTTatggcaaaagagtgggggaatagagtaagtagatataaaagggagctagtgagggttgaagagataataaaaccgggggtaaaaactaGATATCAGgagaggttgaaaatggcatatggtgaagtgagagtaagaaaaactggtaatttagaggagtggaagttagtaaaaaaaattttgttgggattgcaagtgatgtgtgtagcaagaggGTTGTTGTAGgccgcatgaggaagggcagtgaatggtggaatgaaggagtgaaggtaaaagtggaagtgaaaaagagggcttttgaagaatggctgcagagtaatagtatagagaagtatgaaacatatagagagaaaaaggtggaagtaaagcacaggGTACGTGAGGCAaatagggcagctgacctgaggtggggtcagggactgggtcagtcatatgaagagaataggaagaagttttggaaagaagtgaagagagtaaggaaggctgggtcaagaattgaagagatagtgaaagatggaaagagaaggttgttaaaaagagaggaggcaaggaagaggtggccggaatattttgaaagtttactgaatgtggaggataatagggaggcagatataattactgttgcatgtgttgaggtgccggtgatgggagatgagaacgagagaaagagattataatagaggaagcgaggagagcactagatgaaacgagagtaggaaaagattctggtatggatggtgtaagacctgagatgttgaaggaagggggtgtgactatacttgaatagttgatgagattgtttaatatgtgttttgagtTGTCAAGGGTACCAGTAGATTCAgtttgttcatgtattgtaccactatataagggtaagggatatgtgcatgagtgttgtaattcaagaaacattagtttgttgagtgtagttggaaaagtgtatggtagagtaatgattaataggattaaggataaaacagggaatgcaatattagaagtactaggtagctttagaagaggtaggggttgtatgaatcagatttttacagttaggcagatatgcgagaaatatttagcaaaaggtaaggtgtatgttgcgtttatggatctggagaaagcgtatgatagagttgatagggaagcaatgtggaatgtgatgaggttatatggagttagtggaaggttgtaagcgtgaaaagtttctacaaaggtagtaaagcatgtgttagaattggaaaggaagtgagtgattggtttccggtgagagtgggctgagAAAAGGATGAGTGATGTCgaagtggttgtttaacttgtatgttgatggtgtggtgagagaggtgaatgcctgagtgcttggacgaggaataaaactggtaaacgagaatgaccatgaatgggacaTAAATCatttgttatttgcggatgatactgtactagttgcagacacagaggagaagcttgaccgactagtgacagaatttgggtggttatgtgagaaaaggaagtcgAGTGTTAATGggggtaagagcaaggttatgagatgtacaagaagggaaggtgctgcaagattgaatgtcatgttgaatggacagttacttgaggaggtggatcagtttaagtacttgggggtctattgttgcagcaaatggtggagtggaagcagatgtacgtcagagagtgaatgcaggaggcaaagtgttgggggcaattaagggagtagtaaaacatagagggtagggcatgaatgtaaaaagagcgctatatgagaaagtgattttaccaactgtgatgtatgggtcggagttgtggggaatgaaagtaatagagaaagaaaaattaaatgtgtttgagatgaagtgtgtaaggagtatggctggtgtatctcgagtagatagggttaggaacgaagtggtgagggtaagaacgggtgtaacaaatgagcagctagagtggatatgaatgtgttgaggtggtctggccatgttgagagaatagaaaatggctgtctgctaaagaatgtgatgaatgcaagaattgatggaagaagtacaagaggaaggccaaggtttgggtggatggatgtgtgaagaaagctcttggtgataggaggatagatgtgagagaggcaagagagctttctagaaataggaatgattggcaagcgattgtgacgcagttccggtaggccctgctgcttcctccggtgccttagatgactgcggaggtagcagcagtaggggattcaccattttgaagcttcatctatggtggataatgggggagggtgggccgtggcaccctagcagtaccagctgaactcggttaagtcccttgttaggctgggaggaacgtagagagtggaggtccccttttggttttgtttcatttgttaatgtcagctaccccccaaaattgggggaagtgccttggtatatgtatgtattattattattattattattattattattattattattattattattataattattattattattattattattattattattattattattattattatttcatctaaGTTATTAATAACTATGCTTGCATTAAAATTGAATGAAAGTTTATTCTAGCACtgaatcattatctttaattgagGTTTAAGGATTTTTATACAATTGGTTTTGATTATGATATTCCATTGCTTTGAACTAAATAAATTGGTGATTTTTCGTAGACATGGATCATAAGAAAAGCAGACGTCGGATCCGGAACAACGGCCTTCCACAAGGGTCAGTACTAGAGTTGACTCTATTCAACAAATAACCAGCCACAGTGCCATAACATCCAGAGGTATATATATGCAGGTGACATGTGCATCACCACACAATCGGATTCCTTCACCTTCAGAAACACTGTCAAGCACCCGACTACCACCTTCACCTACTACATGAAGTTGAACCAAATCACCAATCCAAGCAAAACACAGGTTTGAACCTTCCACCTGAAAAGTTGCCAGGCAGAGAGGAAGCTTATGATCAAATTGGTTGACAAATAATTGGAAAATCACCCTTACCCTGTCTACTTGGGTGACACGCTGGGCAGAACGCTCCCCTTTAAAGAGCATACATATAAAAACAAGCATAAAATTGCAATTAGGAACAACAACCTCAATCAATTCAACAACACCAGATGGGGAAAATACCCCGAGACTCTGACACAAACCGCTCTGTCACGTTGATACTCTACCGCTGAGTACTGTGATCCAATGTGGACAAGATCATGCCATTTGCATAAGGTAAACCAAGAGCTAAACGAGTCATATTTTATTATTACCAGTACCCTAAAATCAACACCTCTACTAATCTTTATACGATGTAGCTGGTGTCCCAGTACCCCATATCCGACGACAAGCACCAGAAAAGAATTTGAAGAAAAAGCAAACAATTCACCGCAGATATCAACTccacaatcatcaggaagcaaggTGAAGACAAATCCCTCAAAAGCTTGACAAGATTTGATGGACTAGATGAATTTGGGTAGCTACTCAGAGGCTTGAAAACTGTAAGGAAAGCGACCGATGGCCCTCCAATGATGCACTACCTAGCCCAAATGAAGGACTGTCTAGCAAAAATCCTCACCAGGTAGGGTTAGGTAACCCCTAAGTGGTTGAAGGATGAATGTGGGTAAAACTGAAAATAACCACTAAAAATATGGACTAGCCACCAGCCTTAAATGTCCATATGGAGCCACACTGCAAATAAAGGAGAATATCCAACGAGGGTGCCCACTGATCTCTCATTTCTCCGAATAAGACCTCAGAGAAGCAAATGATAAAAGGCCTCCTTTGGATTTGTCATTGAAATGGTAAGATTTGATAATGAAGGGCCACTTTGCAATATCCTTCGTGTTTATGGGGCTATGGCTGACTGTCTAAAGATCAGAAGATCATAGGGCAATCTGTACATGCACACAGGCACTTTTTGTTTTAACATGGGAATTGAAGTAAGATTTGGTTTGGTCAATAGTTGAAAAGGTGAGCAACCATATATCGTCTCAAtggagtaattatttttttttttatatcagtcgACCTTCATATCAGTAAACTTCTCAGTCTTTTAACTTtagattaaactctctctctctctctctctctctctctctctctctctctctctctctctctctctctctctctctctctctctttaaacgcaTGGTTTTATCTTTCCCGGCCACTGCAGGCCGTAGGCATCGATAAAATATCACTTTCCGTCAGAGAAACCAGATGCACCAACTCCATTGAaagcttatatatattttcaatatagttTAAATccttcagtgaatatatatatatatatatatatatatatatatatatatatatatatatatatatatatatatatatatatatatatatatatatatatatatatatatatatatatatatatatatatatgtgtgtgtgtgtgtatatatatatatatatatatatatatatatatatatatatatatatatatatatatatatatatatatatatatatatatatatatatatatatatatatatatatatatatatatatatatatatatatatatatatatatatacatatatacatacatgtatatctatatataatgtgaattatattcaaaatatatattgtatatgtatacacataaacatgtatatatacagacatttaagtcttaaatatatatctattaaataaGAATCAAGCAACTGTAGAacattctcccccccccaaaaaaaaaaatatcaaataagtcCTTATCCCTTTATCCACGTAAGCATgtgttaataataatgaataatgaaataatataccaCCATTCACTAGGATATGATTTCATTAGTGTTGATCAACAGTGTATTTTATCGTTAGTCTATTAACCTGATTTCCGGAACTAATATCTTCTCTTAAAATTCGTTGTTATCTTTATCATCCAATTGCTTTGATCTCATCTTCTCGTCCTTGTTCATCCGAGTCAGGAATGAGAAGTCGAGGTGGAATCCATTCCTCTTTTGcctgtgcgtctctctctctctctctctctctctctctctctctctctctctctctctctctctctctctctcgcacagatTGCAAGGTTGTATATGTCTTTTTTCTTATTCATGCCACTAGTGCAAATCGTAcacctttctttctttttcttgaatacaGTTAGTGATGCTTAAAATAGGAGGATTTCATCCGGAGAGAAAAGATGAATTGGATATCAACCTAAAACTTACAAGGACCTTCTCGGCAGTAGTTTATAACCAGTGACATCAAACTTTGAATGATCTCATGTTATCTCCCTTCCGTTGGGCCAAGAATCAGCTAGCAAAAGAGACGTGTTTAATCTTTGCTTTGTGCTTTGACCCCTGACCGAGCAAATAACATCGTTAGAATTTCATCGTTTTCTGTCATTCttgaaacaatgaaatattttcctttagtcttccttatatattttatttcttttttttttagattttctggaTTATATTAACTTTTTTCTCTTATACTTTTGTCCTCCTAATTGGCCTTCTTTCAGTCATCGTTGGTTTCATTTGAGCTTTTGGATTAAACATCGGAGCGTTTAACTGAAAGATAGTGATCTAtaaatattggttttttttttaacactaacATGACTCTATACTCCTCTCTAATAAACatgatatacattcatatatgcgaGTAGATACAAACAATCACATGTTTGCGTGTACATATagatacagacagacagatagatagacaaacacacacacacatacacacacacacatatatatatatatatatatatatatatatatatatatatatatatatatatatatatatatatatatatatatatatatatatatatatatatatatatatatatatatatatatatatatatatatatatatatcaacaaatttaCGAATAAAAAACTTTTATTAGAGTCAAATTCTGTTCTTATAAATAACATTATCGGTGTGACAATACAATGGAAATACAACGATTCCTGGAAGTAAAAATCTTTATGATTcgaaacaataataatatgaaaatagatGATTACTGGGAAAAACTGTGACTTACAGTAGATCTAAATTATGAATCCAGATAAAGTTAATTGAAAAGTATTAGCCCAATATTTCCTTTGTTAAATTCATTAAGATGATTCTTTCGGTATTATCAAACAGATTCTTTGACTTAGATTAAGCCAATAAACACTAACAATATTATTAGGAAACCCTTGCGATGCAGCCGTAGTGTTCTGTTTATTTCTAACAAAAATTCTTGTAGATCATTGGATGATATAAAATTAActatacacacacagacgcacatacacacacacacacacacacacacacacacacacacacacatatatatatatatatatatatatatatatatatatatatatatatatatatatatatatatatatatatatatatgtatgtatgtatgtatgtatggatgtatatctTTCTCAATGGCCAAGggattaagtcactgtctatacaagtttgctggaccagggttcgactcccagccggtcacaagctcttttctttgtgggatttcgcctggggctttgatctcgacattaatgtataaaaaatatatatttggcttatctgaatatgaaaaacacgtgtaaatgtgaaaaatgtatcatatatatatatatatatatatatatatatatatatatatatatatatatatatatatatatatatatatatatatacatatatacatatatatatatatatatatatatatatatatatatatatatatatatatatatatatatatatatatatatatatatatatatatatatatacatatatatacaggatatatatatatatatatatatatatatatatatatatatatatatatgtatatatatatatatatatatatatatatatatatatatatatatatatatatatatatatatatatatatatatatgtttatctatatatatatatatatatatatatatatatatatatatatatatatatatatatatatatatatatatatatatatatatatatcattgtcatttccagagctattcttGACGTCGTGAACACTActcttatatctattttttcaaggaAGGTTtctcatataaaaaatatttcaaggaatTATATAAGTATgttattccttccttcctttttatgTAAATTGGCATGGTAAAACATGTTTTAGCAATACTTAATATAACAGAGAGTTTTTGTAAATTCGTCCTCTATGTATCCAGGGTTTCATATTCTCGCTGTTTCTAtctcaaaacaaatgaaaataacagcaTATCCTTCTTTAAAAAATTGATTGTTAGCCAAAGAACTTATATTTTCCAGATTGATAGACCGACCAataacttaccatatatacatttttacaggctattcttaaaatataaagtCTTCTGTATAAACTAACCCTATTACATAGATGAGTTCTCTTTAGATCAATTCCAGTTCCCCAATTtatggttactgaatcccttaatagagatctagataaataTAGTGCATGGAGCAATTTATGGATCATCAAGGTAAACCATATTGAAGTTTTCAGTTTGATTTTAAGTAAGCCTCAACATCCATTGGATTAACAATATCCCTATAACTGTATACTATTCATATAAAATTCTAGATGTGATTATTAGGTTCATAGTTATTTTTGAGAAGCAAATTCGgcctatttcttcttcaattgcataaaaaaatgagTTTTTAAGAAAGTCTTTCAGGATTTCTGTCGAGATGTGTATCcggaagattttttttaatttttccattctaccttttttttattatatttctttttgcctGGTGTTCACCTTTCGTCATGGAAAAAAATGGTGTCTAATGAATTCCTTAATCCTGATCTTTATATTAATCTCTAGTACCGTGCTCACCTAGCTCTCTGTGCACGTTGCATAACATTTTAAacatttc belongs to Palaemon carinicauda isolate YSFRI2023 chromosome 17, ASM3689809v2, whole genome shotgun sequence and includes:
- the LOC137656456 gene encoding uncharacterized protein translates to MKRYQAYSASCTSLHLEDVPLHDSNITHLCDVMWTSVSNLLGIILHQTTAYNPAANGMVERFHCAQKSALMSCCKDCMWFTQLLLVILQLRNTRIEVLDVSAAEMFFGDPLVFPAKFISLHPPPTISSAYITLWEIYSIMSELQAPAKQHIPTDTQLVTHVFLRNDTSKTPLMPPNTGPFLMIHRMPKASFLNMSGKED